From Schistocerca cancellata isolate TAMUIC-IGC-003103 chromosome 6, iqSchCanc2.1, whole genome shotgun sequence, a single genomic window includes:
- the LOC126190968 gene encoding uncharacterized protein LOC126190968, whose translation MNKSGKTDERIHLLKCIQVYRSLPALWKVKSEEYKNKNIKNESYNILLKVYQERYPSATKEDLKRKFNSLRTNFRKELRKVNDRQSVSGLEDTCQSTMWYFEEMKFLIDQESPDTSFSTIPDENGEYCIMTDSETSEAEILTKNPPTKKRQPALATNDLLELACKRLRERVSDEDHIGIMWARELQKMDPMQQTFAKKFINDILFEGLMGTLHRNSVVINGPATSSANKSPITNVSSASAASSSSHILQ comes from the exons ATGAATAAATCGGGAAAGACAGATGAAAGAATTCATCTGCTGAAGTGCATTCAG GTTTATAGATCACTTCCAGCATTATGGAAAGTGAAATCTGAAGAATATaagaacaaaaacattaaaaatgagTCCTACAATATCCTGCTGAAAGTTTATCAAGAAAGGTATCCATCAGCTACGAAGGAGGATTTAAAAAGGAAATTTAATTCGCTCCGAACAAATTTTCGGAAGGAACTGAGAAAGGTAAATGATAGACAATCAGTAAGTGGACTGGAAGATACATGCCAAAGCACCATGTGGTACTTTGAAGAAATGAAGTTTCTCATTGATCAGGAATCGCCAGACACGTCGTTCTCTACAATACCAGATGAAAATGGAGAATACTGCATCatgaca GATTCAGAAACTTCTGAAGCAGAGATACTCACGAAGAATCCTCCAACGAAGAAAAGGCAGCCAGCACTGGCTACAAATGATTTGCTAGAACTTGCATGCAAGCGACTGCGGGAACGAGTGTCTGATGAGGACCACATCGGCATAATGTGGGCTCGTGAACTCCAGAAAATGGACCCAATGCAGCAAACCTTTGCAAAGAAGTTTATCAATGACATTTTATTTGAAGGACTAATGGGCACACTGCACAGAAACTCTGTGGTTATAAATGGCCCAGCAACATCTTCTGCAAATAAGTCTCCAATCACAAATGTCTCAAGTGCTTCAGCTGCCTCAAGCAGTTCACACATTCTACAATAA